The proteins below come from a single Euleptes europaea isolate rEulEur1 chromosome 5, rEulEur1.hap1, whole genome shotgun sequence genomic window:
- the C5H10orf88 gene encoding LOW QUALITY PROTEIN: ATPase PAAT (The sequence of the model RefSeq protein was modified relative to this genomic sequence to represent the inferred CDS: substituted 1 base at 1 genomic stop codon): MATSGSLAATPSPEEAPGPDDPAPRRPRISAASSWKGRAGLAGVLRLASEEEELGAGGLWGPPQNGENVVVLEGCLNDENIPPCFLYLHCNPHGSEEIMSLGIISEARNMEVYIGEEYCATGRGEKILAIQNGSKNDQITLYKKHLKLECPATSCKVKLLSIKEKNRVLISRILVQVSMKPAPDFSTLGSGIDLNRVQAIMESMGSKLSPGAQQLLDMVHFQQKNGLSSGSKLQNIFGTAGFVFRNNHTVDGLQKTSDLGRLNHFSNGPTALKPGSTADLKIYSNIDKLTSSTDVLQPPLVLTPQHNAALSQNDFKGLVSSFLQEQTNENSNTPSSTFLLPFLQTVCGQVNRLRTDEKNEHCENNSASMSEDDTTQXVFVEQQRICLYVEEIISKRMETMEKKLTDYIDLRMEKLQEQLDTKVAAIMDLVQNSKNSTQDGDPAKEINSSGNA; encoded by the exons ATGGCAACGAGCGGCAGCCTGGCGGCGACCCCTTCCCCCGAGGAAGCGCCCGGCCCCGAcgaccccgccccccgccgccccaggATCTCAGCCGCCTCCTCCTGGAAAGGTCGCGCGGGCCTGGCCGGCGTGCTGCGCCTcgcctcggaggaggaggagctcgGGGCCGGGGGGCTTTGGGGCCCTCCGCAGAACGG TGAGAATGTTGTGGTTCTGGAAGGATGTTTAAATGATGAAAACATACCTCCGTGTTTTCTCTACTTGCACTGTAATCCCCATGGTTCTGAAGAAATTATGAGTCTTGGCATTATTAGTGAAGCGCGGAACATGGAAGTGTATATAGGAGAAGAATATTGTGCAACTGGCAGAGGAGAAAAAATCCTTGCTATCCAAAATGGCAG cAAAAATGACCAGATTACGTTATACAAAAAACATCTAAAATTGGAGTGCCCTGCAACCTCTTGTAAAGTTAAG ctaCTCTCCATCAAAGAAAAAAACAGAGTACTCATCAGCAGAATCTTAGTTCAGGTTTCTATGAAACCTGCGCCAGACTTTTCTACATTAGGATCCGGCATTGACTTGAACAGAGTGCAAGCTATAATGGAATCTATGGGATCAAAATTGTCACCTGGTGCTCAGCAGCTTCTGGATATGGTTCACTTTCAACAAAAG AATGGTCTCTCTTCTGGAAGCAAGTTACAAAATATCTTTGGGACAGCAGGATTTGTGTTTAGAAACAATCATACTGTTGATGGATTGCAAAAGACCTCTGATCTTGGAAGACTAAACCACTTCTCCAATGGACCTACTGCTCTTAAACCTGGTTCAACAGCTGATTTAAAAATCTACAGTAATATAGACAAACTGACATCTAGCACAGATGTTTTGCAACCTCCGTTGGTTCTCACACCACAGCATAATGCCGCACTTTCTCAAAATGACTTTAAAGGCTTGGTATCATCATTTTTACAAGAGCAAACAAATGAAAACTCAAATACACCCAGTTCTACATTTCTGCTTCCATTTCTTCAAACTGTATGTGGTCAAGTAAATCGCTTGCGAACAGATGAAAAGAATGAACACTGTGAGAACAACTCTGCCTCTATGTCTGAAGACGACACAACTCAGTGAGTTTTTG TGGAACAACAGCGTATCTGCCTCTATGTGGAAGAAATAATCTCCAAACGTATGGAGACGATGGAGAAGAAATTAACAGACTATATTGATCTGCGAATGGAGAAACTTCAAGAACAACTTGATACTAAAGTGGCTGCAATAATGGATTTGGTTCAGAATTCCAAAAACAGTACACAAGATGGTGATCCTGCAAAAGAAATAAACTCTAGTGGGAATGCATAG